In a single window of the Zea mays cultivar B73 chromosome 5, Zm-B73-REFERENCE-NAM-5.0, whole genome shotgun sequence genome:
- the LOC100192670 gene encoding Folate transporter 1, chloroplastic yields the protein MPLGTSPVVAEAEAWTWENAAAGAAAGFATVAALHPLDVVRTRFQVSGGRGWSEVPPYRNTAHAVYTITRSEGLRGLYAGFYPAVLGSTVSWGLYFFFYNRAKQRYLQRKNDQLHPVHHLISAAEAGALVSLFTNPIWLVKTRLQLQTAKHHTSQYSGFSDALKTILREEGFLALYRGIGPGLLLVTHGAIQFTAYEELRKAMIFFKSAQSRADDAGGGESLLNSIDFAALGAGSKVAAILLTYPYQVIRARLQQRPGTDGTPKYSNSWHVVKETAKYEGVRGFYRGITSNLLKNLPAASLTFVVYENVIKLFKATKEKT from the exons ATGCCGCTGGGGACCTCTCCAGTAGTGGCGGAGGCCGAGGCATGGACGTGGGAGAACGCAGCGGCTGGAGCTGCCGCCGGGTTCGCCACGGTCGCGGCCCTCCACCCGCTCGACGTCGTCCGCACCCGCTTCCAAG TGAGCGGCGGAAGGGGGTGGTCTGAAGTGCCTCCGTACAGGAACACCGCGCATGCTGTGTACACTATCACACGATCTGAG GGCCTGAGAGGACTTTATGCAGGATTTTATCCCGCAGTTCTTGGATCAACTGTTTCCTGGGGCCTATATTTCTTTTT CTATAACAGAGCTAAACAAAGGTACTTACAGAGGAAGAATGACCAGCTTCATCCAGTCCATCATCTCATCTCAGCTGCAGAAGCAGGTGCTTTG GTTTCCTTGTTTACAAATCCCATATGGCTGGTGAAAACAAGACTGCAACTACAAACAGCTAAACACCATACTTCTCAGTATTCTGGTTTTTCTG ATGCTTTGAAAACTATTCTAAGAGAGGAGGGATTTCTTGCACTTTATAGGGGAATTGGACCTGGTCTTTTGCTG GTCACCCATGGCGCAATACAGTTCACGGCCTATGAGGAACTTCGCAAAGCTATGATATTCTTTAAAAGTGCACAATCAAGGGCAGACGACGCAGGAGGCGGGGAGTCATTG CTGAATTCCATCGATTTTGCGGCACTTGGGGCTGGTTCAAAAGTAGCTGCTATTCTACTTACTTATCCTTACCAG GTCATCAGAGCCCGCTTGCAG CAACGGCCTGGCACTGATGGTACTCCAAAGTACTCAAATAGCTGGCATGTAGTGAAGGAAACTGCAAA GTATGAAGGCGTCCGTGGATTTTACAGGGGCATCACGTCCAATCTACTGAAAAACCTTCCAGCTGCGTCCCTCACGTTCGTGGTGTATGAAAATGTTATCAAACTATTCAAAGCAACCAAGGAGAAGACGTAG
- the LOC100383981 gene encoding endoplasmic reticulum oxidoreductin-1 isoform X1, with the protein MNPAPVANGAAAGAGVGMNRLGGRLWYAAAGALIVALLAVAVSYRSFPDIPSSSPGSCGCPAARKYTGMVEDCCCDYETVDAINEEVLHPILQELVKLPFFRYFKVKLWCDCPFWPDDGMCKLRDCSVCECSENEFPEPFRKPYSGLSPDSMMCQEGKPQAAVDKTLDSKVFKRWVETDNPWTSDDETDNNEMTYVNLQLNPERYTGYTGDSARRIWDAIYKENCPKYPSEELCHEKKVLYKLISGLHSSISVHIAYDYLLDESTNSWGQNLSLLYDRVLKYPERVQNLYFTYLFVLRAVTKAADYLEQAEYNTGNPEDDLKTESLVKQLLYNSQLRSACPLPFDEAKLWQGENGPELKQEIQKQFRNISAIMDCVGCEKCRLWGKLQVLGLGTALKILFSVDGDSHLNQPLQLQRNEVIALFNLLNRLSESVKFVHEKGSSVEEVINEQSPSTVQKGASKTNLKGLFGYSQYTWIGWD; encoded by the exons ATGAACCCCGCTCCGGTGGCGAACGGCGCCGCGGCCGGCGCTGGCGTGGGCATGAACCGGCTGGGCGGTAGGTTGTGGTACGCGGCCGCCGGCGCCCTCATCGTGGCGCTCCTCGCCGTGGCCGTGAGCTACCGCAGCTTCCCGGACATCCCTTCGTCGTCTCCTGGAAGCTGCGGCTGCCCG GCTGCGAGGAAGTACACGGGGATGGTGGAGGATTGCTGCTGCGACTATGAGACGGTGGACGCCATCAACGAGGAGGTCCTGCATCCAATCCTACAGGAACTCGTTAAGTTGCCCTTCTTTAGGTACTTCAAG GTTAAATTGTGGTGTGACTGCCCTTTTTGGCCCGATGATGGAATGTGCAAGCTTAGAGATTGTAGTGTTTGTGAGTGCTCAGAGAATGAGTTCCCCGAACCATTCAGGAAACCTTACAGTGGACTTTCTCCAGATAGTATGATGTGCCAAGAAGGAAAACCACAGGCTGCAGTTGATAAAACACTTGACAGCAAGGTTTTCAAAAGATGGGTTGAAACTGACAATCCGTGGACATCTGATGACGAGACTGATAATA ATGAGATGACTTACGTGAATCTTCAACTGAATCCTGAACGATACACTGGCTATACCGGTGATTCAGCAAGGAGGATATGGGATGCTATTTATAAAGAGAACTGTCCAAAAT ATCCCTCTGAAGAACTGTGCCATGAGAAGAAGGTATTGTACAAGCTTATTTCAGGGTTGCACTCCTCAATCTCGGTGCATATTGCTTATGATTACCTTCTTGATGAATCTACTAACTCA TGGGGACAAAATCTTTCTTTGCTGTATGACCGTGTCCTGAAGTACCCAGAACGTGTCCAGAATCTATACTTCACCTACCTGTTTGTTCTTCGAGCCGTGACAAAG GCAGCAGATTATCTTGAGCAGGCTGAGTACAATACTGGCAATCCTGAAGATGACTTGAAAACAGAATCTCTTGTGAAGCAATTGCTTTACAATTCCCAGTTAAGATCTGCATGTCCATTGCCTTTTGATGAAGCCAAACTCTGGCAAGGTGAAAATGGTCCTGAGCTAAAGCAAGAGATTCAGAAGCAATTTAGAAACATTAG TGCAATTATGGACTGTGTTGGATGCGAGAAGTGCCGACTGTGGGGAAAGCTCCAAGTTCTTGGCCTTGGAACTGCTCTGAAAATTCTTTTCTCCGTTGATGGAGACAGCCATTTGAATCAGCCG TTGCAGCTGCAGCGAAATGAGGTCATTGCATTGTTCAATCTTCTGAACAGGCTCTCAGAGTCTGTCAAATTTGTACATGAAAAAGGATCATCAGTCGAAGAAGTCATCAACGAACAGAGCCCTTCAACTGTTCAAAAGGGTGCTTCCAAGACGAatcttaagggcttgttcggttattcccaatacacatggattggatgggattga
- the LOC100383981 gene encoding Endoplasmic reticulum oxidoreductin-1 has protein sequence MCKLRDCSVCECSENEFPEPFRKPYSGLSPDSMMCQEGKPQAAVDKTLDSKVFKRWVETDNPWTSDDETDNNEMTYVNLQLNPERYTGYTGDSARRIWDAIYKENCPKYPSEELCHEKKVLYKLISGLHSSISVHIAYDYLLDESTNSWGQNLSLLYDRVLKYPERVQNLYFTYLFVLRAVTKAADYLEQAEYNTGNPEDDLKTESLVKQLLYNSQLRSACPLPFDEAKLWQGENGPELKQEIQKQFRNISAIMDCVGCEKCRLWGKLQVLGLGTALKILFSVDGDSHLNQPLQLQRNEVIALFNLLNRLSESVKFVHEKGSSVEEVINEQSPSTVQKGASKTNLKGLFGYSQYTWIGWD, from the exons ATGTGCAAGCTTAGAGATTGTAGTGTTTGTGAGTGCTCAGAGAATGAGTTCCCCGAACCATTCAGGAAACCTTACAGTGGACTTTCTCCAGATAGTATGATGTGCCAAGAAGGAAAACCACAGGCTGCAGTTGATAAAACACTTGACAGCAAGGTTTTCAAAAGATGGGTTGAAACTGACAATCCGTGGACATCTGATGACGAGACTGATAATA ATGAGATGACTTACGTGAATCTTCAACTGAATCCTGAACGATACACTGGCTATACCGGTGATTCAGCAAGGAGGATATGGGATGCTATTTATAAAGAGAACTGTCCAAAAT ATCCCTCTGAAGAACTGTGCCATGAGAAGAAGGTATTGTACAAGCTTATTTCAGGGTTGCACTCCTCAATCTCGGTGCATATTGCTTATGATTACCTTCTTGATGAATCTACTAACTCA TGGGGACAAAATCTTTCTTTGCTGTATGACCGTGTCCTGAAGTACCCAGAACGTGTCCAGAATCTATACTTCACCTACCTGTTTGTTCTTCGAGCCGTGACAAAG GCAGCAGATTATCTTGAGCAGGCTGAGTACAATACTGGCAATCCTGAAGATGACTTGAAAACAGAATCTCTTGTGAAGCAATTGCTTTACAATTCCCAGTTAAGATCTGCATGTCCATTGCCTTTTGATGAAGCCAAACTCTGGCAAGGTGAAAATGGTCCTGAGCTAAAGCAAGAGATTCAGAAGCAATTTAGAAACATTAG TGCAATTATGGACTGTGTTGGATGCGAGAAGTGCCGACTGTGGGGAAAGCTCCAAGTTCTTGGCCTTGGAACTGCTCTGAAAATTCTTTTCTCCGTTGATGGAGACAGCCATTTGAATCAGCCG TTGCAGCTGCAGCGAAATGAGGTCATTGCATTGTTCAATCTTCTGAACAGGCTCTCAGAGTCTGTCAAATTTGTACATGAAAAAGGATCATCAGTCGAAGAAGTCATCAACGAACAGAGCCCTTCAACTGTTCAAAAGGGTGCTTCCAAGACGAatcttaagggcttgttcggttattcccaatacacatggattggatgggattga